tttttgttaattcctAGTCAGTCCATTCCTTTTTTCTTAATTGCTTGACTGAAGATTGgcaattagttaattagaaagaaattgatttgtcaagaaattagaattcaattatatatgatttttcGTGAAAAGATATTTGCATGCATTAAAATAGATAATCACCCGGATTAATTTTTCTAGAAAATAAACATATCTAAAATCTTTAACATTTTCAATCACTGCTCTCTCACAATCAAATACACGTTCATACTGCTTCCACAATCATTCAAGCATTCAAGATTCATTCAAAGCCCAAAACCATTCAAAGTTCCACGAAAGACACAATTCCAACCCTCAATAATCCAGGTTTAATTGATTTAGTTAGCGATTCAATACGATTTTCGCTTGTTCAATCCCTTAATCCTCATGGGAACCATATCCACTCATTGTGGTATTACTTAATACGATCTGGTGCACTTGCTAGTATCCGAGAGCATTCAATTTCTGCTCATCAATAGGATTATCTAAATTGTTGTTCATGTCTGATCATTCCCATATATTGATAACTTTCATTTATCCACTCAAActtttgatgatgataatatttGGAAATGTCTTGCAAAGACTTTAAGATTGACTCATCCtgtaaaaaagatttgaaatataTGGGAATTTGTATTCATATATGAAGGAAACATGAactaaagaaacagaaaatcaTAATCTATTTTATTTGAAGTCCAGATGCTACAAAATTGAATGATAATCCCCCATGCCATCTTTGATTCTAATATGGTGTCAAATGGCAACTATGGCTAAGATCATATCTGGCATTGATATCCCGTCTAGTAAGGTTCTGAATATCTGAAGATTGTGTTGGGAAGTTAAGATAGGACCAAATATAGAGACAAAGATATACAAAAATATGTTCGAAACTGAAGACAGATATAAAGGATAGTCTGTCCCAAGAATAAAAGACCGAGACTCTCCAGTATCCTAACTACCAAATGCTGCCTCAATCACATACCTGTCATAAAAAGAACTACGTATCTGACTCGTCTCTCGTCCCCAATCCACCCATGAATATTACCAACAGAATTTTTATGTACACTGATTCTGACCAAATCTAGCCACCAAAGTTTCCCTATTTATAAGGCGGCGCAGCCTATGAGATCCCTTACCAGGTAGGATCCTGTACTTGTTCCCAACCTTGGTGCATTTGGGCTTGCCAGAACACCAACCACCAAGTGTGAATAGTCCCTTTCTCCTGTGCAGTAGCTTCTTATCAATCACATCCAAGACTGGATCATCTTGCCTAAATTTCCTGGCAAATGCGGCGTTGCTCGCTATCATTTTCTCCGTGTCGTTGATGGAAAGGACATGAGGGTGCTGTTTGGGAGGGATGTCCCAGGAAATATAATGCAAGTCGCTGTTAACGATCGTTTTTGCTAGTTCTGGATTATTGCATATAACAGTTTGAAAGTAGCCTTCAGGAGAGGAGACAAAATTGGCATAGTACATGAGAAGGGTCCTTGGAAGATTGTCCCAACCCCAGACAACATATTCTACGAATGCACGTGATAAAACCATCCATGCCGAACCTGCAATGCTGCCACCATGTTTAGTTGAAAAACCTTTgaggaaaaaatagaaaaagaaaagagataaCCATACTAATAGAAACTAGAAATTCTTGCATCCAACCTCTTCCAACTATCAAAATTAGAAATTAGAGAAACCCAAGATCACATTATGCGGCCAATGTGAAGTTAGAAACTTTCAAATCCAACCTATTCCAACTATCAAAATAGTACTATTGTAGAATGGATTCAATCTCACTGAAAAGTAACTAGGTATGTAACACTTATAAATGACTCAGTACTTGCATACAATATGTTTGGGTATGTATTGCGACCTTCTGTCATAAAATTACAAGTCTTTTTTCTTTAGATATAATTCAGTATGCAATACATGATATGGGAATTTACCATAACACAAGTAAATGAGAGAAATTCTCAAATCCAACCTATTGCCAATTAGTAAAACCAGTGTTTTTCTAGTTAATTTCAGTGAGTCCTTAAACTAGGTTTTGTGGTACTCTTGATATGTCTTACACTGATAGGTTCTTTTGTGTAGGGATAAATTAAGCAAGTGCTAGTTGAAGGTAGTTAGTGATGGTTAGTAGCTGTTAGATAATAGATAGCCTTTGATTCTGTTATGCTGACGCGGAACTAGGTTATACAGCTTGTGTGCATATACAAACTCTTTAACAGTGTCAGTTCATCAATGTGGATCATTTTTCTCTCATCTTGCCTAGTTTAAAAACAAGACTTAAACCACAGAATTGCATAAGCTCcttcaaaaaattaattcttttttaaaaaaacaggGGCTTAAGATTGCTTAAGCTCTGATATTtcataaaaaagaatatttccTTAAACAGGCACATTTCTCTTGATTCGTAAAACCAAACAGTTGAGAGTACACATAAACATGTAATAACTCATAATTGTTCTTAAATAAGTTGTGTTCTTGGAGCTTGTTTATGTAACAAGTGTAGGAACAAACTAACCAGTAAAAAGTTTAAATGCTGTTGGCAAAGTCCTCTTAGGACCGGCCCAAAATAAATCTTTCTTGGTAGACATGTAAAGCCCTGGATCAACTATTAAAGGCATCGCTCTTTTGTCCCTGCAAAATATGGTTCAATTCAGTTCATCACTACACCTAAATCAAATGTTGCATCCATCAAAAAAGAGAAGAACATACTCCAAGGTTGATTATGACAGGGTGAGAGGCAAACAGAGAGACTTACGCCTTCCATCCTAAATGGCTTGTGTGCTCAATGAAGTTAACCTTTCTATCCAAAtctcgaaaaatatataaaaggtCTGCACAACCATATTAATGAAAACAATCATTGGTGAAAAAAACTTAAAGCTCCaaggaatttgaaaaaaaaaaaaagaataaccaTGCTAGATTTATACCAAAATCAGCTACTAAAATCaactactaatataaaatatatattagaatacaaaatacacatataaaatgaattaaacaacacatgtatttatataaacaTACATGGTGACTTATTTTAGTAGCTGATTTTGGTGTTACACATAGAGTTTTTGTTAAACGAAGTAAGAAGACTAACCATCCTGAGTTACAAGAGGATAGTCGGAAGCACTGAGGTTTATGAACCAATCCCAATCTTTACTTCTCTTGAGTAGAATAGCACAAGCATGAAGTGTATTAGCAACCATAGTTGGTCCTCTATATGTGACCATGTTAGCTTTCGGAATCACAAAAACGTTTTCAACCTCTTTGAATATAGGTTGATTCTCAACCCTCCAAGAAAGCTCCAGCCTCTCCTCAAGGGGCGACTCGAGGTCCAAGTGAAGAACATATTGGTTCAATGGATGATAAAGAGCAAAGAGGGTTCTCCATAGCTTATCCAAATCACCCTTTGATCCAGAAATCAAATAAGCCATCCTGGGAATCGTTGTCGCCGACGCAGAAGGAGCTGGAGCCGGGGAAATCTTTTTCtccacaaaagttggagttgtTCTGTTTACAGCTCCatgagaaggaagaaagaagaatattGAATTGAGGTTATTATGAATAGAAGAAACTAGCCCCATATTGAAGGAAGTGCCTGCAAAGAATATGCACATAGCAAAGCCCATAATCAAAGGGTATAGCCATTTCTTCTCCATTTCTATGGACCCTTTCTTCAGCTTATTCATTCTAGATTCCATGAATcactgaaaaagaaagaaagaaaaaaataaggttTCATTGAGTACCAATAGtggaagattttttttttttttggtttgtcACCGTATTCCCAGTTCGACTGAGCTCCATTTAGTGGTTTGCCACTCACCAATGGCTTGATACATGTACAAGATGGGATTCAAATCCCTGACACTTACTTAAGCGGACCAGTGAGCTACCCAttagaccaacccaacttgatTAATAGTGGAAGATATTTATTACATCATATTTGTGTTATGCTTTTGTTGCCATAAAGAGACAAATATGTAGCATAAAAAAATTCGCCGAAatgctaaaataataaaattatgaaaaactAAACAATTACTGTATTTGTTGTTGTCAATGAGctattacaaaaagaaaaggcaaaataaacaaataatttttatttaaactaaaGGGCCAAAAAAATTCCAACTGGATTTGGGGAATGTAACGAACCACGTAGACATAGAAACAGCGATATACAACTAATCGTTGGATCTGATGGGATAAAAAAATGGAGGCTATTTCTTCAGCTCAAGTAATGATCTTCACAATTGAATTCAAAATTGTATTTTCAAAatcagatttttttaaaagtttttcttttctttttattttgtagttTTGTGTCAAACATGCAAATAGAAGCAATaatcaagacatgacaaaagaAACTGCATGGTGAAGAACACAAGGTTCAATCTCAAGCTATGaaacaataattaatatatgtcaCTGAGCAATGGACTGAACGAAACATAAAACACAAACCTGTTTGTGGTGTTGGAAAATCGGACAGCGAATCATAGGAGAGGGACAGAGACAGAGACTTAAGATAAAGTAAGGTTTCAGAGAGATTTATTGAAACGAGAAAGGGGTTTCGTTTGTTCCAAAGAGGACGTTTGTttgttgaataataataattattattattattattatatgtgtAAGAAATTGTCAAATTGATCAGAAACACTCTCCCTCTCTCTAGCTTACTTTAACAGAATAGTCGGGAAGAAATTGAGCATCATAGGCATTTTCTGTTACTTACAGAAGATGGCATGCTAAGTCGCTAACTGGTAACTATAATCTCCTTTGAGCTTTCCCCCATATTAACGAGGGTGAGATATTAGAATAGAcatcttctaaattttaaattttggataaagtgtgatctcttaatttttttaattattttttatattttttttattttacattttattctctaaaataaaatttaaaatttagaggattcaaatttaaagtattatgttttcatagtttttttatctctctaaaataaataaatttttattcgcTATTAATCAAGATTCTGAAAATTGAATTACTTATCGAACTGTTTTAGTtatgatttattaatttactaGTATTGATCGAAAGTATTTGCTTTCGAAAACACCATAATCGAAGTACAATGAATTTTTATTTCGAGGAACAGAGTTTGAATAAAAAAGGATTTGTCGAAGAAAAAGGGATAGAAGAAAAAGGGATAGAAGTCAGTTGATATACTTAGTCGAAGAATAAGATCATTTGAAGTTGATTGTTGGGAGTTACCCATGTTATACAAAAAGAACGCAAACAATTACTCAAAAGTTAGCGCACGCAGAAGTTACTTTTGAATCTAATTGGTCAAGGACTTCAATAAATAGATTAAAGATGGATggaaaaagagttgaaactttACTTTAGAAAAACACTCAAACACACTCATATCTCCTGCGACTTACTGAGTTTATAACTTACTTTGCATTCGAGTCATTTTTCTATAAAGTTCCTTCCATGTCTTTACTTTACATTTCTATTTCCtgtaatctttattttctttgcaaATTTATCTTTCAGACACATTTACCTTGTTTTCCTTTGAAAGTTCagcattttatttttcaatttcaaagtCCTTCGATCCTATTGAAGGCAATTTACaacttttattcattttaaattcagttaatttattttcaatgtttacTTTGTTTATCTTTcagattttcttttatttttgctcGATAGGAAGAtcctttgatgcactttaataaAACTAGTACTCACAAAGAGGAGTAGGTTTTACTCCCAAACCATTAGATATCGAACCACTttcgatttgctaaaaattgataaaataattagttcAATTAGTTTGACTgtagtttaataaaaaaatcgttttataataaaataataaataaaatataaataactttaaaaactaaaaaatatgattaagttaaattttctatttataaatatttcaaaattcatagaTACTCCCGCTACAGTCTtgacaaaaaatcaaaatccttAATCTAGACATTCACACTTTTATGTCCAGGCATAAAATACCATTTAGTTTCAGATAATATCTTAAAACGGTAATTAAGCTCAACCAAACTGGTATAATTTAATGTAAATTTTTCACAAAGTACATGTGAATTTTGCCTTTTTccgttttttcttttaaaaattaagctTTAATacctaaataaattaatatatattctaatcTTACAAGAGAGAAGAATTTATATTTGTCATcttaaagaaaagaaagcatTATTTTCTCTAAGAGTAAAAGtacaaaataaaactttaaGCATATTAATGTCACCAAGTATGCTTGTGACCTTGAGCAAGGTCTCCTTCATATTTCTAGCCGATTGAGCTTGCATATCAACTATCAAGAACCGCAGTAGACAATCTGAcagtgtataaataatatttctaTATAACAATGTCATTTTTCCTATGAACGTAACattgttttaataaattaatgaatttgTTCATGTGTGGATCTGTACGCTTCGAGGTATAGTTCATCCTATTCTTGTTCAGATCGGCTTTTTTTGGAGCAGAAGAATGGAATGTCGTCTACTTGTTGGAGAGGCGGCGTTGGACACCTGCAAAGAGACTCCAACGCTCAAGTAAGTATGAGTgtgaaataattcaaaataaaactgAATATGTTGCGTACATCTATCTTAGTAGCTTActagtatatatattttgagtTGTTGTGAGATTTGTTATTCGTATCAGATTTGTTATTCGTATCTCCGTCGCTAATTTGACGGAGTCTTCTGTTAGTGCTTTGATAGTTAGGATTTGTGGTGGTTCGGTTAGAGGGATTTGCGGACGTTTGATTCCGAGCTGTTACGTCAGTTTCGGTAACGGATCATAGCCTCCAAACTAAaccttttttgaagaaccgagCTATAACATGTTGAGCTTCAAAGGTATAGCTCGGAATCAGAAGTGGTCGAAGCCCCCAAGCTCAACTTTGTTATTgcgaattttgaaaaacatgaGGGTTGGCTGATGTTTTTTTGGCGGTTAAATTGGATTCGAAGGGTTTTTTCTTTGGAAGAGAGAGAAGGTGATTTTGGAAAAGACAGGTGCATTTAATGTTTATTGAGTAACGAAGCGGTGGTGGATAGTAACCATTGATTTATGGTGCACCCTTTTGTATCAACGGATAGGGTTTGTTGTGGGTTTGCTGAGTGGAAGTGGTGAGATAGTGGGTAGTTTTTAGTTGTCTCTTCGAATTTTTGTGTTAGGTTTTTACAATATCGGATTGTTTTGCTAAATATGAGTAAGAAAGGTTAGTCACTCTTTGACTTGGTTTCTCTTTTtactgctttttttttttgtgaaatggAGAAAGGAAAACGGGTTATGGTGGGGACGCCTGTTAGGGGTAAGGGAAATAAAGAGGTTGTTGATGAGAAGGATAAGATTGTGG
The genomic region above belongs to Arachis duranensis cultivar V14167 chromosome 3, aradu.V14167.gnm2.J7QH, whole genome shotgun sequence and contains:
- the LOC107478451 gene encoding beta-glucuronosyltransferase GlcAT14B, giving the protein MESRMNKLKKGSIEMEKKWLYPLIMGFAMCIFFAGTSFNMGLVSSIHNNLNSIFFFLPSHGAVNRTTPTFVEKKISPAPAPSASATTIPRMAYLISGSKGDLDKLWRTLFALYHPLNQYVLHLDLESPLEERLELSWRVENQPIFKEVENVFVIPKANMVTYRGPTMVANTLHACAILLKRSKDWDWFINLSASDYPLVTQDDLLYIFRDLDRKVNFIEHTSHLGWKADKRAMPLIVDPGLYMSTKKDLFWAGPKRTLPTAFKLFTGSAWMVLSRAFVEYVVWGWDNLPRTLLMYYANFVSSPEGYFQTVICNNPELAKTIVNSDLHYISWDIPPKQHPHVLSINDTEKMIASNAAFARKFRQDDPVLDVIDKKLLHRRKGLFTLGGWCSGKPKCTKVGNKYRILPGKGSHRLRRLINRETLVARFGQNQCT